The genomic segment ATCATTCCGACATCAAAAATCTCAAACTCCGGATAGATACGATTTTCTTTCATCGTCCTTGCCAACATCCTTATATCTTGCGGAGTGTTTAAAAATACATCCTCTCCAAAATTGATCGACCCTGTTGTAAGCGTTGCCATTTCTGGATATAGCGAAAGCGGCTGTGCCCGCTCTTCGATATTCATCCCCACCGCTCCACCTGTCGATACTTGAATAATTATATCACAGCGCTTTTTTATCTCATCCATGGCAGCCCGATATAACCCTGCATCTTGACTAGCATTCCCTAGATGATCACGCACATGGATGTGAGCGATCGCTGCGCCCGCTCTCCATGACGCTTCGGCTGCCTTACCAATCTCGACAGCGGTTAACGGTAACTGAGGGTGATCAGCACGACTAGCCTCCGCTCCGACTAGAGCCACCGTAATCATCAACTTTTCCGTCATTATTTCCCCTCCCGCTGTCTCTCCAACGGCACCACACATGTACCTGAAGCTTTGGCCACAACCATAGGCTCAGATAAGAGTGTAGCACGAGAGGGTTCATCCGCATTTCTGCTACCGGCAATCACCTTATATGCGGTAAAACTCATCTTTCGGGATGTATGTCCCACTTTTTCAATCCGCCCAACTACTTCGATAAAATCCCCCGCAAACACTGGCGCTGTAAAAGTAACTTGATCATAGGCGACAAATAACCCCTCGTCCCCATCTTGTCGAATCAACAACTCCGTCGCCACATCTCCAAAGAGAGCCATCATGCGAGCCCCATCCACCAGATCCCCACCGTAGTGAGCATCTGCCTGACTCATACGAACACGTAAATTGGCCTTCACACTACCCCTCCCCTTTGCTTCGACTCTTTTTTAGGAAACGAGCTGCTTCACCACTTCTAAGCGTAATTCATCAATATCAAATGGCTTTGTAAAATGAGCAAGCGCCCCCAACTTTGTCGCCTCTTCCATTAAATCTAACTCACCATATGCCGTCATCATGATCACTTTGGTATGCGGACGTTTTATCCGCAATCTTCGCAGCATCTCAATTCCGTCCATGCCTGGCATCTTCATATCGAGTAAAATCAAATCAGGGTCTTGTTCATCAATAATCTCCAACGCTGCACTTCCATTCTCCGCTTGAAAAACAGAAAATTCCTCTCTGGAGAGCACCTCTTTTAACAATATGCGTATACCGTACTGATCATCTACAATTAGTACTTTCTTATTTCTCATCGACACCTTCCCCCCTCCCTCAGAGATTCATTTTATCCAGAATAATCAAATCGAAAGCAACCTTTTCCTTATTTTTTATAGTTCGTGTAACGACAATAATATCCTTCTTCCTACACCTAAAAAAAAATGATTCATTGTATACATATAACGCGAAGCAGGAGATCAGTTTCATATCAAACCTAATTATTAACATAAATATCATAAAATGCGTGGTGTTCAACCCTATATTTTCTTTATAACAACACGCCACTATTTGAACATTTCCCTGGCCCGCTCTTTTAAAAGACTAAAAACAGACTGCTGAGACTATCTCAACAGTCTGTTGACTTTTTGCTTACAAAAAATCTTTCTCACTTATTTTTTCAAACGCAAAGAAGCCATGATAAATTGATTAAATAGCGGCTGGGGTCGATTAGGACGAGAAGTAAATTCAGGATGGAACTGACTTCCGACAAACCAAGGATGATCTTTTAGTTCGACAATCTCAACTAAGCGGCCATTAGGAGAAGTCCCAGAGAATACATATCCCGCCTGCTCCATCTGTTCACGATAGGCATTATTAAACTCATAACGGTGGCGGTGACGCTCATAGACAAGCCCATTCCCGTATGCTTGTTGTGCAATTGTGTCCGGCTTTAACTTACACGGCTCTAACCCAAGCCGCATCGTGCCCCCCAAGTCCTCAATCTCCTTTTGTTCTGGCAATAGATCGATAACTGGATGCGGCGTTTCTGCATCAAATTCAGAGCTATTGGCGTTCTGCAATCCAGCCACATGACGTGCTCCTTCAATACATGCCATTTGCATCCCGAGACATATCCCAAGAAAAGGAACCTTCTGTTCACGTGCATACTGAATAGCAGTAACCTTTCCTTCAATTCCGCGATCACCAAATCCACCTGGAACAAGGATGCCATCTACCTTCCCCAGTTCTGCTTCTACATTCGCTAGCGTCAACAATTCCGAATCTACCCAGCGAATCTCCACATCAGAGTCATTAGCGATACCTGCATGCTTTAATGCTTCCACAACAGACATATACGCATCCGGCAAAGCAACATACTTCCCGACGATGGCAATCGTCAATTGCTGTTGTAGGTTTTTTACTTTTTGGACTAAAGCTGTCCACTCTGTCATATTCGCTTCATTGCAAGCCAGACCGAGGTGTTCAATCACGATCTGATCCATTTTTTGTGCCTGCAACATGAGTGGAACTTCATACAACGTTTCTGCATCTCTCGCTTCGATCACAGCATCAGCATCAATATCGCAGAAAAGTGCAATCTTGTTACGCATATCTGCCGACAGTGGATACTCCGTCCTACAAACGATGAGATGAGGTTGAATCCCAATACTGCGCAATTCCTTCACACTATGTTGCGTCGGCTTCGTCTTCAACTCTCCTGCAGCCTTCAACATCGGAATGAGCGTACAGTGTATATACATAACATTGTTACGTCCAACTTCGCTTTTCATCTGCCGAATCGCTTCTAGGAAAGGTAAACTTTCAATATCACCCACTGTCCCCCCAATTTCAGTTATAACCACATCAGGGTGTGTTTCCCGTGCAGCGCGATAGACACGATCTTTAATCTCATTAGTGATATGCGGAATAACTTGTACCGTTCCACCCAAATAGTCCCCACGACGTTCTTTATTAATCACTGTTGAGTAAATTTTACCAGTAGTTACATTGCTGTATTTGCTCAGATTTATGTCAATAAAGCGCTCATAATGACCCAAATCCAAGTCTGTTTCTGCACCGTCATCCGTTACGAACACTTCACCGTGTTGATAAGGACTCATCGTCCCAGGATCCACATTAATATAAGGATCAAACTTTTGTATCGTAACCGATAACCCCCGATTTTTTAACAAACGCCCTAGCGAAGCAGCAGTAATCCCTTTTCCTAGAGAAGAAACCACGCCACCTGTCACAAAGATAAATTTAGTCATGGATTTTAGCCTCCCAGCATAGTTTGTCCCACTATATACAAATAGAAAAGAGCGCCCACCCATTAATTGGGGGACGCTCTTCAACTTGCTTTATATCATCCGTTCTTCTGTAGCCCAAGCATCATTTTATCCTTTGATCATCCTGCTTGTCAAGATGTTTCCTCAAGGTCATCATCTTCGCTGTCCATGTCTTCAAAATCCTCGTCATCAGCGTCAAATTCATGGAAACCCGCATCTTCATCGTCATCGATGGCATCATTTTCTTCGATTGGCTCTTCTTCAAACTCTTCTAGCTCTTCATTTGCAAAGTCGTCTTCTTTTACATTGGCGGCTACGGCTGAATCGGTAGCTTGATCGAGAGAGTACCATTTCTTTAATCCCCACAAGCTTCTACCTACACATATATAGCGGCCATCAATTGTAATCTCTGTATATAGTTGTGAAATAAAGTGCGCCTTTTCTTCCTTATTCATTCCTTTGATCTGAGCCACTTCTTCATAGATATCTTGATAAAGCATCGGTTCGCCCTTCTGCTTCAAGAGCAGATATGCGAGCTCTACCATACTTGCTTCATGAATTTGTTCTTTGCTCAGTCCAAATGTTTTCTTATCAGCCATCAATCAATCACCCTTTATATGGTAAATAAAACAATTAACCCCGTTATTTGTGTTCATTTGCTCCGTCTATTGTATCCCACTGGCGGCTGAAGTCAACACCCTTTCTACTCCCCATCATTATGGGCAAAGAGGTGAGATTCTAAAAGTCCTCCTCCATTTATGATAGGATAAATAGTAATAGTTTAAACTTATGATCTTAAGGAGGAAAACAATATGCTCACAACAGAAATTCAAGTAAGATTTAATGAATGCGATGGATTGGGTCATGTTAATAATGCTGTCTACTATACATATATGGAGACCGCCAGAATGGAATTGTTTTCGAAACTAGATCCACAGATGGATGTTAAAGAATGGCGACTCATTGTTGCCTCCACCAGCTGTGAATATAAAGCACAAGCTCGATTTTCTCAATGGCTCACGATTTCCACTCAGGTGGAACGGATCGGCAATAGCAGCTTTACGGTTATCCATCACATCCGTGATCGTGACAGTGGTGAGCTGATCGCTATAGGTAAGGCTGTCCTCATCCATTTCGATTATAAAGAGCAACGCAGCACTCCTTTGGGTGAAAGAGAGAGAGCCATCTTAACCTCACTACTAGTCGATACAGCACAATGAGCGACTTAACCACGTCTATTCCGGCTGGGTGGGAGCTTCTTACCGCAGAGGTGCAAAAGTCATACTTTCAGCAGTTAAGCTTCATTGTGGAACGGGAACGTCAGCATCATACGATCTATCCACCCTCCAATCAAACTTTTACTGCTCTTAAGTTGACACCTTATCAAGAGGTAAAGGTATTGATCTTGGGACAAGATCCTTATCACAATAAGGGACAGGCCCACGGACTTGCCTTCTCCGTCCCCCCAGGACAACCTCACCCCCCCTCCCTGCGTAATATCTTTAAAGAGATGAGCGCCGATGTAGGGACGAATTTTCCTCAAGAAGGAACACTCGTCCCCTGGGCAAAACAAGGCGTATTACTTCTTAATACCGTACTCACCGTGCGTGCACACCAAGCTCATTCTCATAAGGGAATAGGATGGGAAAACTTCACTGATGCCATCATCCACAGATTGAATGAGAAAGAGACTCCTGTTATTTTCGTTCTCTGGGGAAACCCAGCACGCAGGAAACGAACTCTCATCAATGATCAGCGACACATCATCATTGAGTCAGCTCATCCCTCACCCCTTTCCGCTCACCGTGGCTTCTTCGGTAGCCAACCATTTACTCGCATCAATGACGCTCTGCGCGCGAGTGGACAGCAAGAGATTGAGTGGAAGTTGTAAAAGTAAAATCGGACACTTATTCTCAATCCAAAAAACCCTCACAGAAAAATCTGAAGTGAGGGTTTATCTTTTACGCGCGTTCCTTCCGGTAGTACGAAGGCTCCGTCCGCTCCATAAAATGCTGAGCGCGCTCCCACTCCTCTTGACGAGGAGCCGATAAGTCGACAACATTCATCATATTCGTCAATGTTTCCACCAATCCATCCCACAGAAGCTGATCCAGTTCAGCTTTCTTCGGTGCTGTGATGAAGTCAGCCATCCGTGCCACCGTTTCGCTTTTCACAGGGCGCTCGCCTGTTGACATCTCGTAAAACGCATTTAGAGTGGACATCGCTAGGTCACGCTCAATATGAGTAAGAAGCGTAATGTGAGCTAAGATATACCCTGGTCGAGAAGTGGACACCCCTGCTGGCCCCCCTTTCCACACTTGTGCCGTCCCTGCTACTTTCTGCTGTGAAATGACTAGGTTGTGATCCCCATCACAAAAAGAGCCAGGAACAGCACCGAAGGTGGTTTGCAGCCCCCACTTATCCGCAAAGAGACGGATAAATGGTAACCCGAGCGCACGGTAAATCAAATCAATACTCCAACGCATCTGCGGAAGTCGTGGGAGAAAGAGCGATAAGTTGATTGTCCCTTCACCATGAGGAACAGCAGT from the Mechercharimyces sp. CAU 1602 genome contains:
- a CDS encoding 3-keto-5-aminohexanoate cleavage protein → MTEKLMITVALVGAEASRADHPQLPLTAVEIGKAAEASWRAGAAIAHIHVRDHLGNASQDAGLYRAAMDEIKKRCDIIIQVSTGGAVGMNIEERAQPLSLYPEMATLTTGSINFGEDVFLNTPQDIRMLARTMKENRIYPEFEIFDVGMIRNALQLVKEGIVGKNHHFDFVMGVPGAIPATASNLVHLVAQLPARATWSVAGIGRAQLPLATMAMVMGGHVRVGLEDNLYFRKGELASNEQLVARIARIAKELERPIATPGEAREILGIS
- a CDS encoding hotdog domain-containing protein, with the protein product MKANLRVRMSQADAHYGGDLVDGARMMALFGDVATELLIRQDGDEGLFVAYDQVTFTAPVFAGDFIEVVGRIEKVGHTSRKMSFTAYKVIAGSRNADEPSRATLLSEPMVVAKASGTCVVPLERQREGK
- a CDS encoding response regulator — protein: MRNKKVLIVDDQYGIRILLKEVLSREEFSVFQAENGSAALEIIDEQDPDLILLDMKMPGMDGIEMLRRLRIKRPHTKVIMMTAYGELDLMEEATKLGALAHFTKPFDIDELRLEVVKQLVS
- a CDS encoding CTP synthase, whose protein sequence is MTKFIFVTGGVVSSLGKGITAASLGRLLKNRGLSVTIQKFDPYINVDPGTMSPYQHGEVFVTDDGAETDLDLGHYERFIDINLSKYSNVTTGKIYSTVINKERRGDYLGGTVQVIPHITNEIKDRVYRAARETHPDVVITEIGGTVGDIESLPFLEAIRQMKSEVGRNNVMYIHCTLIPMLKAAGELKTKPTQHSVKELRSIGIQPHLIVCRTEYPLSADMRNKIALFCDIDADAVIEARDAETLYEVPLMLQAQKMDQIVIEHLGLACNEANMTEWTALVQKVKNLQQQLTIAIVGKYVALPDAYMSVVEALKHAGIANDSDVEIRWVDSELLTLANVEAELGKVDGILVPGGFGDRGIEGKVTAIQYAREQKVPFLGICLGMQMACIEGARHVAGLQNANSSEFDAETPHPVIDLLPEQKEIEDLGGTMRLGLEPCKLKPDTIAQQAYGNGLVYERHRHRYEFNNAYREQMEQAGYVFSGTSPNGRLVEIVELKDHPWFVGSQFHPEFTSRPNRPQPLFNQFIMASLRLKK
- the rpoE gene encoding DNA-directed RNA polymerase subunit delta, with amino-acid sequence MADKKTFGLSKEQIHEASMVELAYLLLKQKGEPMLYQDIYEEVAQIKGMNKEEKAHFISQLYTEITIDGRYICVGRSLWGLKKWYSLDQATDSAVAANVKEDDFANEELEEFEEEPIEENDAIDDDEDAGFHEFDADDEDFEDMDSEDDDLEETS
- a CDS encoding thioesterase family protein, whose product is MLTTEIQVRFNECDGLGHVNNAVYYTYMETARMELFSKLDPQMDVKEWRLIVASTSCEYKAQARFSQWLTISTQVERIGNSSFTVIHHIRDRDSGELIAIGKAVLIHFDYKEQRSTPLGERERAILTSLLVDTAQ
- the ung gene encoding uracil-DNA glycosylase codes for the protein MSDLTTSIPAGWELLTAEVQKSYFQQLSFIVERERQHHTIYPPSNQTFTALKLTPYQEVKVLILGQDPYHNKGQAHGLAFSVPPGQPHPPSLRNIFKEMSADVGTNFPQEGTLVPWAKQGVLLLNTVLTVRAHQAHSHKGIGWENFTDAIIHRLNEKETPVIFVLWGNPARRKRTLINDQRHIIIESAHPSPLSAHRGFFGSQPFTRINDALRASGQQEIEWKL
- a CDS encoding lipoyl protein ligase domain-containing protein, with protein sequence MFVIVCSLLSSETAKVSLSQRKTSIQIHDFQLAGILMIEWKAVMSMNENKNHDETGIEIYKQVQQWRVVAQSTPAVTPQLNYALEEVIGEQVAHGKEPATIRLWRAEQAVVVAKKDIRTEKAQQAAELLGHVGWPVYVRQSGGTAVPHGEGTINLSLFLPRLPQMRWSIDLIYRALGLPFIRLFADKWGLQTTFGAVPGSFCDGDHNLVISQQKVAGTAQVWKGGPAGVSTSRPGYILAHITLLTHIERDLAMSTLNAFYEMSTGERPVKSETVARMADFITAPKKAELDQLLWDGLVETLTNMMNVVDLSAPRQEEWERAQHFMERTEPSYYRKERA